The genomic interval CATATCGCCGACGGCGACGGTGCCGTCGCTGCGGGCCCCGGGGATCGTGTCCTGCAGGAGCGCCGGCGTGATCTCCCCCGCCTGGGTGAGCGTCACGAGCGTGGCAGACGGCGAGGAGTAGCGGACGGTCCAGCGCGGGTCCGTGCCGTCGGCGTACCGCGCGTTCGAGGCGGTCCAGTCCGTGCCCAGGTCGGGCACCGCCACCGTGAACGGGGCGATCTCCTGGGCACGCTCGGCGCTCGCGGCCACGTCCACCCGGCTGTTCTCCGGCACCTCGCGATCGGGGTCGTTGCCCACCCCGAAGAACAGCATCCCGACCACGGCCACCAGCACGAGAGTGATGACGAGGGCCCACACCACGCTGCGCATCGTCGTGTTCTCCGCGAACGACGCGTACCGCGACTTCGTCGGCGCCGGCGGATCGGCCTGCGGCGGCTCGGTGATCTGCGCCGGCGCGGGCGACGGGGTCTGCTCGGAGGACGGCGTGGGCTCGGACATGGCTCCATTGTCCCCGCTCCCGCGTCCCACCCCGACATCACGGGGCCGCGAGCGCCGTCGGGCCCGCGGACGTGTCCTGTGGTTCCACCGCCCTTCGTGCATCGTTCGACCCGAGCGCCAGAACCTGCGATGATCGGAGCGTGAACGCGAGATTCCTCACCGTCGGCGAATCGCTGACCGACATCGTCGTCAATGCGGACGGCGTCCATTCCGAGTACCCGGGCGGCTCGCCCATGAACGTCGCCGTGGCGCTGGGGCGGCTGGGACACGAGTCCCACCTCCTGACGCGGATCGGCCCGGACGACCGTGGCCGCGAGATCAAGGACCACGTCGAGGCGTCGCACGTGCAGCTCACCCCGGGCAGCGTCGACGAGACCCCCACCTCGACCGCCCGGGCCACCCTCAAGGCCGACGGCGGGGCCGACTACGTCTTCGACCTCGTGTGGGATCCGGACTCCCGGGGCCTGCCCGAGCAGGTCGACGCGGTGCACACGTCCTCGATCGCCGCGGTCCTCGACCCGGGCGCCGCGACCGTCGCCGACGTCCTGGCCCGCTACGCGCCGTCGGCGACCATCAGCTACGACCCCAACGCCCGCCCCGACCTGATGGGGGATCCCACGCGCACCCGCGCCCTCGTCGAGGCG from Brachybacterium huguangmaarense carries:
- a CDS encoding DUF4245 family protein; the encoded protein is MSEPTPSSEQTPSPAPAQITEPPQADPPAPTKSRYASFAENTTMRSVVWALVITLVLVAVVGMLFFGVGNDPDREVPENSRVDVAASAERAQEIAPFTVAVPDLGTDWTASNARYADGTDPRWTVRYSSPSATLVTLTQAGEITPALLQDTIPGARSDGTVAVGDMTCDVYTGGEETDARGLACPAEGSGVLVTGRTTQAELAQVAQAAVESARG
- a CDS encoding carbohydrate kinase family protein, translated to MNARFLTVGESLTDIVVNADGVHSEYPGGSPMNVAVALGRLGHESHLLTRIGPDDRGREIKDHVEASHVQLTPGSVDETPTSTARATLKADGGADYVFDLVWDPDSRGLPEQVDAVHTSSIAAVLDPGAATVADVLARYAPSATISYDPNARPDLMGDPTRTRALVEAIIARADVVKSSDEDVAWLYGTDDLEDVVASWRELGPAFTVMTRGGKGAVGFAASGRVDIDPVRVDVADTVGAGDTFSAGILHALGERDLLGSTHAEQLRAIDTDDLSAVLGFAAGLAAITVSRPGANPPWSHELT